One genomic window of Eggerthella timonensis includes the following:
- the rpsP gene encoding 30S ribosomal protein S16, protein MAVKIRLARHGAKKRPYYRIVVADSRCPRDGKFIEEVGRYNPCTEPAMVQFDLEKVDQWIKNGAQPTDTVASLLKRARENA, encoded by the coding sequence ATGGCAGTTAAAATTCGCCTGGCCCGCCACGGTGCCAAGAAGCGCCCGTACTACCGCATCGTCGTTGCCGATTCCCGCTGCCCGCGCGACGGCAAGTTCATCGAGGAAGTCGGTCGCTACAACCCCTGCACCGAGCCTGCCATGGTGCAGTTCGATCTGGAGAAGGTCGACCAGTGGATCAAGAACGGCGCGCAGCCGACCGACACGGTCGCCAGCCTGCTGAAGCGCGCTCGCGAGAACGCGTAA
- a CDS encoding ABC transporter ATP-binding protein has translation MKNPIIQTERLCKSYAADGVQTHVLSNVDLTLYEGDFTAIMGPSGSGKSTLLYCLSGMDAPTAGDVRYRGSSITGLRERDMAELRAQRFGFVFQQAHLVSNLTLFENVAVPGYLKAGRSAADTRAVAQAFVERMGLDADAHHLPSQASGGQQQRCAVARSVVNDPDIVFADEPTGALNRANTLEVLSLLCELNGSGQSICMVTHDVLCALRANRVLYLEDGSIKGELELPAFRGDGGGAYLKARDAQVNAWLSSLAW, from the coding sequence ATGAAGAATCCCATCATCCAAACCGAGCGGCTGTGCAAGAGCTACGCGGCCGACGGAGTGCAGACCCACGTGCTGAGCAACGTCGACCTGACGCTCTACGAAGGCGATTTCACCGCCATCATGGGGCCGTCGGGCTCCGGCAAGTCCACGCTTCTGTACTGCCTTTCCGGCATGGACGCCCCGACGGCCGGCGACGTGCGCTATCGAGGCTCGTCCATCACCGGCTTGCGCGAGCGCGACATGGCCGAGCTGCGCGCGCAGCGCTTCGGGTTCGTGTTCCAGCAGGCTCACCTTGTGTCGAACCTCACGCTGTTCGAGAACGTGGCCGTACCCGGCTACCTGAAGGCCGGCCGCTCGGCTGCCGACACGCGCGCGGTCGCGCAGGCGTTCGTCGAGCGCATGGGGCTCGATGCCGACGCGCATCATCTTCCCAGCCAGGCCTCCGGCGGCCAGCAGCAGCGCTGCGCCGTGGCGCGCAGCGTGGTGAACGATCCCGACATCGTGTTCGCCGACGAGCCCACCGGCGCGCTCAACCGTGCCAACACGCTCGAGGTGCTCTCGCTGCTTTGCGAGCTGAACGGCAGCGGCCAGTCGATCTGCATGGTCACGCATGACGTGCTGTGCGCCCTGCGTGCGAACCGCGTGCTGTACCTGGAGGACGGCTCGATCAAAGGCGAGCTCGAGCTGCCGGCCTTCCGCGGCGACGGCGGCGGCGCCTACCTCAAGGCCCGCGACGCCCAGGTGAACGCCTGGCTGTCGTCGTTGGCTTGGTAG
- a CDS encoding sensor histidine kinase, with product MTATSREGARIARRLVGIAAAATLALALTALAATALLAGDGPAAEMRAQTVELNAARAELPEGADAEAADAALSRAQDALRAAADARGGLPVALVWALAALGAAFAWGVVAYLYVGVVRPFMRLEAFAQDVATGNLDAPLAYERSNPFGRFTWAFDNMRVEIKRARAAEAEAVERGKTAVAALSHDIKTPIASIRAYSEALELGLARTQAEREGYARTIARKCDEVTSLTDDLFLHALADLDRIQVRCEEAPIARVVARAVADFDAGGRVTLGRLDEAQASCDPKRLEQAIGNLLANAAKYAPGADVEVEGVLDTAARAYRVRVRDRGPGIPPEDLPFVTDRFYRGSNAGDAPGAGLGLFIVRYLVEQMGGGLSLENAEPGLAAILEFPLAS from the coding sequence GTGACGGCGACTTCGCGCGAGGGCGCGCGCATCGCGCGACGGCTTGTCGGCATCGCCGCCGCCGCGACGCTCGCCCTCGCCCTGACGGCGCTCGCGGCCACGGCCCTGCTCGCGGGCGACGGGCCGGCCGCCGAGATGCGGGCGCAGACCGTGGAGCTGAACGCGGCCCGCGCCGAGCTGCCCGAAGGCGCGGACGCGGAGGCCGCCGACGCCGCGCTCTCGCGCGCGCAGGATGCGCTGCGAGCGGCCGCCGACGCGCGCGGCGGCCTCCCCGTCGCGCTCGTCTGGGCGCTCGCCGCGCTCGGCGCGGCATTCGCATGGGGCGTCGTCGCCTACCTTTACGTCGGCGTCGTGCGTCCCTTCATGCGGTTGGAGGCGTTCGCGCAGGACGTGGCGACGGGCAACCTCGACGCCCCGCTCGCCTATGAGCGCAGCAACCCGTTCGGCCGATTCACCTGGGCGTTCGACAATATGCGTGTGGAGATCAAACGCGCCCGCGCCGCCGAGGCCGAGGCTGTGGAGCGGGGCAAGACGGCCGTCGCCGCGCTGTCGCACGACATAAAGACGCCCATCGCGTCCATCCGCGCCTACTCCGAGGCGCTCGAGCTGGGCCTCGCGCGCACGCAAGCGGAGCGCGAGGGCTACGCGCGCACCATCGCGCGCAAGTGCGACGAGGTGACGTCGCTCACCGACGACCTGTTCCTCCACGCGCTTGCCGACCTCGACCGCATCCAGGTGCGCTGCGAGGAAGCGCCCATCGCCCGCGTCGTGGCTCGGGCGGTCGCGGACTTCGACGCGGGCGGCAGAGTGACGCTCGGGCGCCTCGACGAGGCGCAGGCGAGCTGCGACCCGAAGCGCCTCGAGCAGGCGATCGGGAACCTGTTGGCGAACGCCGCCAAGTACGCGCCCGGCGCGGACGTGGAGGTGGAGGGCGTCCTCGACACCGCCGCGCGCGCCTATCGCGTGCGCGTGCGCGACCGCGGCCCCGGCATCCCGCCCGAGGACCTGCCGTTCGTCACCGACCGTTTCTACCGCGGCTCGAACGCCGGCGATGCGCCGGGCGCGGGCCTCGGGCTGTTCATCGTGCGCTACCTGGTTGAGCAGATGGGAGGCGGCTTAAGCCTCGAGAACGCCGAGCCCGGCCTCGCCGCCATCCTCGAATTCCCCCTCGCATCTTAA
- a CDS encoding ABC transporter permease, which yields MALMRTLVAAGLKRGKGSFAGIFLLMALTAAALTFTVSMYADLNAREEAALAEIGAGDVYAVDMATNLTDEVAAEVEALSEVSEARLNGALSVPVRFYDAGGEAVDKNPTSGTALVAWGDALGFRLFSDDGTRLVVGAFEPGPDEVYVPASLKVAPGVQVGDELEVLVGDEARRFTIAGFFEDPQLGTPFLEMKRYVVAQGAYDEVGSLVDATVAQGGEPADVLSSSSKMSAYRMAEINVRLSDEARASGTTSTDLARLIADEVAWANTATGMFAADTLAGYAMMVVVIGGAVLGVFALLLFVIALVICTHAIATSIEEDYADYGTLKALGLSNRSLRGMLGVEYVGVSLLGLAAGLGLGWALVPPVLPFFAQFTGVLATNAAPPAAALLLLAALLALVAAVVVCKTHKLSRISPLVAFRGGAVDVTFRSRAARPLGGSHLGLGLAVRAIVSAKRRYVGLAGCALVMCAFIVLVFGIGGALGGPNAAKEAFGMWTSDVSATLVSPDASFDEVERVIEEVSPIEKSWKESFAMVSFGGESHSFAGLSDLSLVTGVVAGRLPIHDNEALIGGNLAKSMGLGIGDELAVDGADGEERRFVVCGLLSAMFNAGYGTILTYDGVCDLAGKGADVAETARQYVLADPQKADEARAAIEARFGDAVDARPAGMFSDTEGMIGLIQQLFTIMGFAMATVAATLVFLAVSLIIGRMFTAERHDLGVYRALGFTTRALRVQFALRFFLVALAGCTAGATLAALGGSWLMGQLFGLFGVSRFAIDTNPLMVGGLTLGLSTLFLIAAYVSARKVKRVDVRELVAE from the coding sequence ATGGCGCTCATGCGAACGCTCGTCGCGGCCGGCCTCAAACGGGGGAAGGGCTCGTTCGCGGGCATCTTCCTGCTCATGGCCCTCACCGCCGCCGCGCTCACCTTCACCGTGAGCATGTACGCGGACTTGAACGCCCGCGAGGAGGCCGCGCTTGCCGAGATCGGGGCGGGCGACGTGTATGCCGTCGATATGGCGACGAACCTCACTGACGAGGTGGCCGCCGAGGTGGAGGCGCTGTCCGAGGTAAGCGAGGCACGGTTGAACGGCGCCCTCTCCGTTCCCGTGAGGTTCTACGATGCGGGCGGCGAGGCCGTGGACAAGAACCCCACCTCGGGTACCGCGCTTGTGGCTTGGGGCGACGCCCTCGGCTTCCGCCTGTTCTCCGACGACGGGACGCGTCTCGTCGTCGGGGCTTTCGAGCCGGGCCCCGACGAGGTCTACGTGCCGGCGTCGCTCAAGGTCGCTCCTGGCGTTCAGGTAGGCGACGAGCTGGAAGTGCTGGTGGGCGACGAGGCGCGTCGCTTCACCATCGCGGGCTTCTTCGAGGATCCTCAGCTTGGCACGCCGTTTCTGGAGATGAAACGCTACGTGGTGGCGCAGGGAGCCTACGACGAGGTGGGCTCGCTCGTCGACGCGACCGTCGCGCAGGGCGGCGAACCGGCCGACGTTCTTTCTTCCTCGTCGAAGATGTCGGCGTATCGCATGGCCGAGATCAACGTGCGCTTGTCGGACGAGGCCCGCGCGTCGGGCACGACCTCGACCGACCTCGCCCGGCTCATCGCGGATGAGGTGGCCTGGGCGAACACGGCAACGGGCATGTTCGCCGCCGACACGCTTGCCGGCTATGCGATGATGGTCGTGGTCATCGGCGGCGCCGTCCTGGGCGTGTTCGCGCTGCTGCTGTTCGTGATAGCGCTCGTCATCTGCACGCACGCCATCGCGACGTCCATCGAGGAGGATTACGCGGATTACGGCACGCTCAAGGCCCTCGGCTTGTCGAACCGCTCGCTGCGCGGCATGCTGGGCGTGGAGTACGTGGGCGTGAGCCTTCTGGGACTCGCGGCCGGCCTCGGGTTGGGCTGGGCGCTCGTGCCTCCCGTCCTGCCGTTCTTCGCGCAATTCACCGGCGTGCTGGCGACGAACGCAGCGCCTCCTGCGGCGGCGCTGCTCCTTTTGGCAGCGCTGCTGGCGCTGGTCGCGGCCGTCGTCGTATGCAAGACGCACAAGCTCTCGCGCATCTCGCCGCTCGTCGCTTTCCGTGGCGGCGCGGTCGACGTGACGTTCCGCAGCCGGGCTGCCCGCCCGTTGGGCGGTTCCCATCTCGGTTTGGGGTTGGCCGTGCGCGCTATCGTATCGGCGAAGCGCCGCTACGTGGGGCTTGCGGGATGTGCGCTGGTCATGTGTGCATTCATCGTGCTCGTGTTCGGCATAGGCGGCGCGCTCGGCGGCCCGAATGCGGCGAAGGAGGCTTTCGGCATGTGGACGAGCGACGTGTCGGCCACCCTCGTCTCGCCCGACGCGAGCTTCGACGAAGTGGAGCGGGTCATCGAAGAGGTCAGCCCCATAGAGAAGTCGTGGAAGGAGTCGTTCGCCATGGTGAGCTTCGGGGGCGAGAGCCACTCGTTCGCGGGCTTGAGCGACCTTTCGCTGGTGACGGGTGTGGTGGCAGGGCGTCTGCCGATTCACGACAACGAGGCGCTCATCGGCGGAAACCTTGCGAAGTCGATGGGTCTTGGCATTGGAGACGAGCTGGCTGTCGACGGGGCGGACGGCGAGGAGCGCCGCTTCGTGGTGTGCGGGCTGCTCTCCGCCATGTTCAATGCCGGCTACGGCACCATCCTCACCTACGACGGGGTGTGCGACCTGGCCGGAAAAGGCGCGGACGTCGCCGAGACGGCGCGGCAGTACGTCCTGGCCGATCCGCAGAAGGCCGACGAGGCGCGTGCGGCCATCGAGGCGCGCTTCGGCGATGCGGTGGACGCGCGGCCTGCCGGCATGTTCAGCGATACCGAGGGCATGATCGGCCTTATCCAACAGCTGTTCACCATCATGGGCTTCGCCATGGCGACGGTCGCCGCGACGCTCGTGTTCCTCGCCGTGTCGCTCATTATCGGGCGCATGTTCACGGCCGAGCGTCACGACTTGGGCGTGTACCGCGCGCTCGGGTTCACGACGCGCGCGCTTCGCGTGCAGTTCGCCCTGCGCTTCTTCCTCGTGGCGCTCGCGGGCTGCACGGCGGGCGCAACGCTGGCGGCGCTCGGCGGCAGCTGGCTCATGGGGCAGCTGTTCGGCCTCTTCGGCGTTTCGCGCTTCGCCATCGATACGAATCCGCTCATGGTAGGCGGCCTCACGCTGGGCCTTTCGACGCTGTTCCTGATCGCCGCCTACGTGAGCGCCCGCAAGGTGAAGCGCGTGGACGTGCGCGAGCTGGTGGCGGAATGA
- a CDS encoding KH domain-containing protein: MAEQTEDIVGLVESVVRPLVEFPDELEITSSDAEDGSILVEVRVNEEDAGKVIGRQGRVIKAIRTLARAAASRTNTHVEVELLD, translated from the coding sequence ATGGCCGAGCAGACGGAAGACATCGTCGGTCTCGTCGAGTCCGTCGTGCGCCCGCTCGTCGAGTTTCCCGACGAGTTGGAGATCACGTCGAGCGATGCCGAGGACGGTTCTATTCTCGTCGAAGTTCGCGTGAACGAAGAAGATGCCGGCAAGGTCATCGGTCGCCAGGGGCGGGTCATCAAGGCTATCCGCACGCTGGCCCGTGCCGCTGCATCGCGTACGAACACCCATGTCGAAGTGGAGCTTCTCGACTAG
- a CDS encoding ribosome maturation factor RimM: MEVAFVPPQHDAPRRARVQSVQDLGKGSYLVAFDGVDSIGVAELLVGCSCLVRRADLPEDALAAEADTLVGFEVRDARAGLVGTVESVVENPGQFLLAVARADGGASVLVPLVDALVVDLDEDARRIEVDLPDGLLEL, encoded by the coding sequence ATGGAGGTCGCCTTCGTGCCGCCCCAGCACGACGCGCCGCGCCGTGCGCGCGTGCAATCGGTGCAGGACCTGGGTAAGGGCTCCTACCTCGTGGCGTTCGACGGGGTCGACTCCATCGGCGTCGCCGAGCTCCTGGTGGGCTGCAGCTGCCTCGTGCGCCGCGCCGACTTGCCCGAAGACGCGCTGGCCGCCGAGGCCGACACGCTCGTGGGCTTCGAGGTGCGCGATGCGCGCGCGGGCCTGGTGGGCACCGTCGAGTCGGTGGTGGAGAACCCGGGGCAGTTCCTGCTCGCCGTCGCCCGTGCGGACGGGGGAGCATCCGTGCTCGTGCCGCTCGTGGACGCGCTCGTCGTCGATCTCGACGAGGACGCGCGCCGCATCGAAGTCGATCTGCCGGACGGCCTGCTGGAGCTATGA
- a CDS encoding B3/B4 domain-containing protein yields MQKFIAEDSFWELFPDASLGIIVVRGMKGADDVQPEDAAEIAKILHDANERANVYLTSNTISENEPVKVWRAAYQKFKTKKGARCSIENLLKRVLKGNPVGSITPSVDLYNAISLKYALPVGGEDIDAFVGDLRLGLTEGGDAFSPLGEDEDDPTLPGELCYRDEAGAVCRCFNWRDGQRTALKDDSENAFLIVESVDAARRADLEAALDEFAGLMERYLGAEVVVRTVVDREHPETVIVR; encoded by the coding sequence ATGCAGAAGTTCATAGCCGAAGACTCGTTTTGGGAGCTGTTCCCCGACGCCTCCCTCGGCATCATCGTCGTGCGCGGGATGAAGGGCGCCGATGACGTGCAGCCCGAAGACGCTGCCGAGATCGCGAAGATCCTGCACGACGCCAACGAGCGCGCGAACGTGTACCTCACCAGCAACACCATCTCGGAGAACGAGCCCGTGAAGGTCTGGCGCGCGGCCTATCAGAAGTTCAAGACGAAGAAAGGCGCGCGCTGCTCCATCGAGAACCTGCTCAAGCGCGTGCTGAAGGGCAACCCCGTGGGCTCCATCACCCCGTCGGTCGACCTGTACAACGCCATCTCGCTCAAGTACGCCCTGCCGGTGGGCGGCGAGGACATCGACGCCTTCGTCGGGGACCTCCGCCTGGGGCTGACCGAGGGCGGCGACGCGTTTTCGCCCCTCGGCGAGGACGAGGACGACCCCACGCTTCCCGGCGAGCTGTGCTACCGCGACGAAGCCGGAGCCGTCTGCCGCTGCTTCAACTGGCGCGACGGCCAGCGCACCGCGCTCAAGGACGATTCCGAGAACGCGTTCCTCATCGTCGAGAGCGTCGATGCGGCGCGCCGGGCGGACCTCGAGGCCGCGCTCGACGAGTTCGCCGGGCTCATGGAGCGCTACCTGGGCGCCGAGGTGGTCGTGCGCACCGTCGTGGACCGCGAGCACCCCGAGACGGTCATCGTGCGATAG
- the trmD gene encoding tRNA (guanosine(37)-N1)-methyltransferase TrmD — translation MIIETLSTFPDMYASVMGSSMMRIAQEKGILTFKAHDLRDWTHDRHRTTDDDPYGGGDGLVMKCEPIFEAHDSIASEGPRPTTVFLSPCGEPFDDAVACELSREERLLFVCGHYEGIDERAYALADRVISLGDYVLTSGELASMVVIDAAVRKLPGVLGAETGALGESFADGLLEYPQYTRPATFRDMDVPPVLLSGNHAAVARWRREQSLERTARLRPDLLEDVELSAADRKFLEGLGLEAEK, via the coding sequence ATGATCATCGAAACGCTGTCGACGTTCCCCGACATGTACGCATCCGTCATGGGCTCCTCCATGATGCGCATCGCCCAGGAGAAGGGCATCCTGACGTTCAAAGCGCACGACCTGCGCGATTGGACCCACGACCGCCATCGCACCACCGACGACGACCCCTACGGAGGCGGCGACGGCCTCGTCATGAAGTGCGAGCCCATCTTCGAGGCGCATGACTCAATCGCGAGCGAGGGCCCGCGCCCGACCACCGTGTTCCTCTCGCCGTGCGGCGAGCCTTTCGACGACGCCGTGGCGTGCGAGTTGTCGCGCGAGGAGCGCCTGCTGTTCGTGTGCGGGCACTACGAGGGTATCGACGAGCGCGCCTATGCGCTGGCCGATCGCGTGATCTCGCTCGGCGACTACGTGCTGACCAGCGGCGAGCTGGCCTCCATGGTGGTCATCGACGCCGCCGTGCGGAAGCTCCCCGGCGTGCTGGGCGCCGAGACGGGCGCGCTCGGCGAGAGCTTCGCCGACGGCCTGCTGGAGTACCCCCAGTACACGCGCCCGGCGACGTTTCGCGACATGGACGTGCCGCCGGTGCTGCTGTCGGGCAACCATGCGGCGGTTGCGCGCTGGCGTCGGGAGCAGAGCTTGGAGCGCACCGCGCGCCTGCGCCCCGACCTGCTCGAAGACGTCGAGCTGAGCGCCGCCGACCGGAAGTTCCTCGAGGGGTTGGGGCTTGAAGCGGAGAAGTGA
- a CDS encoding helix-turn-helix transcriptional regulator, protein MRNGLDGTADVAGWSTAKYLSYALWRAWFLVMYSSPVWAMLAHPGASNASLWMYGISTVCFIVTSVLLSVLHVRAVNLLSLRWFTIACGAGASVGVLLEFAALAMQQSPESALFVAGSALTGLCTAPIAVRAGQVYAAVKSNAAIVATLLSDVVAGFIFFFCVGTWPFLCLATAAALPLLSALAIVVIVPTSYEEAMDARPIDPERPPWRSFARFLAAVFLIALVAFLQYGLGNSWFAQAEIDRGLTLGVSLLVVSSLALALFFTFGREGAFIALYRPIIFILIVCIVVAYLLDFGNPVAIGTTFLVYCLFSSYVWAFMSYLGHSRYFSPVQVFGLGRGVYSAGSLAGCLIGVFVLPGMDVERALPVVVVAMVAVLMLCAVAIRREDIESILMLDADGGRDVPLEEASAGTQADELGDVHLSPRELEVFALMKAGRDSEYIASSLCVSRNTAKTHIRNIYAKFGVHRRQDFIDVIQKL, encoded by the coding sequence ATGCGGAACGGTTTGGACGGCACGGCGGACGTCGCCGGATGGTCGACGGCGAAGTACCTTTCTTACGCCCTGTGGCGGGCGTGGTTCTTGGTCATGTACTCCTCGCCTGTATGGGCGATGCTCGCGCATCCTGGGGCGTCCAACGCCAGCTTGTGGATGTACGGCATCTCCACCGTGTGCTTCATCGTGACCTCCGTTCTTCTGTCCGTGCTCCACGTGAGGGCCGTCAACCTCCTCTCGCTGCGATGGTTCACCATAGCGTGCGGAGCAGGCGCGAGCGTGGGCGTGCTGTTGGAGTTCGCAGCGCTCGCAATGCAGCAGAGCCCGGAATCGGCCCTGTTCGTGGCGGGCAGTGCGCTCACGGGTCTGTGCACGGCGCCCATCGCGGTGCGCGCTGGGCAGGTGTACGCGGCCGTCAAATCGAACGCGGCCATCGTCGCCACGCTCTTGAGCGACGTCGTGGCCGGCTTCATATTCTTCTTCTGCGTCGGCACCTGGCCCTTTCTGTGCCTCGCCACCGCGGCCGCGCTGCCGCTTCTTTCGGCGTTGGCCATCGTGGTGATCGTCCCCACTTCGTACGAGGAGGCGATGGACGCGCGGCCCATCGATCCCGAGCGGCCCCCGTGGCGGTCGTTCGCGCGCTTCCTAGCGGCGGTGTTCCTGATCGCGCTCGTCGCCTTCCTGCAATACGGCCTGGGCAATTCATGGTTCGCTCAGGCGGAGATCGACCGCGGTCTCACGCTGGGCGTGAGCCTGCTGGTCGTTTCGTCGCTCGCTTTGGCCCTGTTCTTCACCTTCGGCCGCGAAGGAGCGTTCATCGCGCTGTACCGTCCCATCATCTTCATTCTGATCGTGTGCATCGTGGTGGCCTACCTGCTCGATTTCGGCAATCCCGTCGCCATCGGCACGACGTTTTTGGTGTATTGCCTGTTCTCGTCGTACGTGTGGGCCTTCATGTCCTACCTGGGGCATAGCCGCTACTTCTCGCCTGTTCAGGTGTTCGGCCTCGGGCGCGGCGTGTACTCGGCAGGGTCGCTCGCCGGGTGCCTGATCGGTGTGTTCGTCCTGCCCGGCATGGACGTGGAGCGCGCGCTGCCCGTGGTCGTGGTGGCGATGGTGGCGGTGCTCATGCTGTGCGCGGTCGCCATTCGCAGGGAGGACATCGAGTCCATCCTCATGCTTGACGCCGACGGCGGGCGGGACGTCCCTCTCGAGGAGGCCTCCGCCGGCACGCAGGCCGACGAGCTGGGCGACGTGCATCTCTCTCCGCGCGAGTTGGAAGTCTTCGCGCTGATGAAGGCCGGCCGCGATTCGGAGTACATCGCCTCCAGCCTGTGCGTGTCGCGCAACACCGCCAAGACGCACATCAGGAACATCTACGCGAAGTTCGGCGTGCATCGGCGCCAAGATTTCATCGACGTCATCCAGAAGCTCTAA
- a CDS encoding GNAT family N-acetyltransferase → MALEIRPYREEDLAGMCKVWNEVVEAGNAFPQIMPLSIDEAHAFFAEQALTTVAVVEGKLFGLYILHPNNVGRCAHVANASYAVVSSARGLGLGRELVKDSLAQAARLGFRGLQFNAVVASNAGAVHLYEDLGFARVGTVPRGFCNNMGAYEDMHIYYKECVDENRGC, encoded by the coding sequence ATGGCGCTTGAGATACGTCCCTACCGCGAGGAGGATCTCGCGGGCATGTGCAAGGTATGGAACGAAGTGGTGGAAGCGGGAAATGCGTTTCCCCAGATCATGCCTCTTTCCATCGATGAGGCGCACGCGTTCTTCGCCGAGCAGGCGCTGACGACGGTGGCGGTGGTCGAGGGTAAGCTGTTCGGCCTGTACATCCTGCATCCGAACAACGTCGGCCGGTGCGCGCACGTGGCGAACGCCAGCTACGCCGTGGTGTCGAGCGCTCGCGGCCTGGGCCTCGGCCGCGAGCTCGTGAAGGACTCGCTCGCACAGGCCGCGCGCCTGGGCTTCCGCGGCCTGCAGTTCAACGCGGTGGTCGCCTCGAACGCAGGAGCCGTCCACCTGTACGAGGACCTCGGCTTCGCGCGCGTGGGCACCGTGCCGCGCGGCTTCTGCAACAACATGGGCGCTTACGAGGACATGCATATCTACTACAAGGAATGCGTCGACGAGAACCGCGGCTGCTGA